A genomic window from Chlamydia poikilotherma includes:
- a CDS encoding tyrosine-type recombinase/integrase, with protein sequence MSGLSHYHKSRLFLTVLEAANVWLATLSPITKKNYASGIKFLISNNILDGSMKLENLVCFDHCDALNKIKSLTYTCTGKTVSEASKQARAACYISFTKFLYRLTKGLIKQASPSRDFGNSTFYKIRDKVKTEFISKKEWLVFFDSLKRISFRDYLIGKLIIQGVRKLNEVISLRTDDISFVQNQVTFKVKKRQNRYQEVKVSYPNFLMQELRDYLGNREGWVFVSGEGQQVAINQVYYYFKLAEHDINSPIKVTPHVLRASALAYLKKMGFADQEIMRVSCLSSAQMLSAYDTGKTDNLTSQLPLIF encoded by the coding sequence ATGAGCGGTTTGAGTCACTATCATAAGAGTAGATTATTTCTAACAGTCCTAGAAGCGGCTAATGTATGGTTGGCCACTTTATCTCCTATTACAAAAAAGAATTACGCCTCAGGAATTAAATTCCTAATCTCCAATAATATATTAGATGGTTCTATGAAATTGGAGAACTTAGTGTGTTTCGATCATTGTGATGCTCTGAACAAGATAAAGTCATTAACTTATACTTGTACAGGTAAGACTGTTTCAGAAGCATCAAAACAAGCTAGGGCAGCTTGTTATATTTCTTTTACTAAATTTCTTTATCGATTGACCAAAGGGCTTATTAAACAGGCTAGTCCTTCTAGAGACTTTGGTAACTCTACATTTTATAAAATTAGAGACAAGGTTAAAACAGAATTTATTTCTAAGAAAGAATGGTTAGTGTTTTTTGATTCGCTAAAAAGAATTAGCTTTAGAGACTATCTGATAGGCAAATTGATTATTCAAGGAGTTAGGAAATTAAACGAAGTAATTTCTTTAAGAACTGACGATATATCTTTTGTTCAGAATCAAGTTACTTTCAAGGTTAAAAAACGACAAAACAGGTATCAAGAAGTCAAAGTAAGTTACCCGAATTTCTTAATGCAGGAGTTGCGAGATTATCTTGGAAATAGAGAAGGCTGGGTTTTTGTTTCTGGAGAAGGACAACAAGTAGCAATCAATCAAGTTTATTATTATTTCAAATTGGCTGAACATGATATTAATTCTCCAATTAAAGTCACACCCCATGTTTTAAGGGCTAGTGCTTTAGCTTATTTGAAAAAAATGGGATTTGCTGATCAAGAAATAATGAGA